Proteins co-encoded in one Octopus bimaculoides isolate UCB-OBI-ISO-001 chromosome 7, ASM119413v2, whole genome shotgun sequence genomic window:
- the LOC106881354 gene encoding uncharacterized protein LOC106881354 — MTSLRLFVVLTVVPSIIFVLSTTLVDSASHENRRLSILVFGGNGFIGSATVSRLLKTDHSITIINRGNWYWDSNVLIKPYVRHLKCDRMQSLYNCQDLVDFFKTSSSIYFDAIIDFSAYHPFAVREVLAIFRSKVGLYVLISTDSVYDVCMKNHTAPSKETDAVRPFAETMREDYAKNDNYGHLKLQCEEELQQQPEADKIPFLIYRLPDVIGPKDNTYRWWLYQLWMKIRTYLERPVSLPANLVKQEMSLVYVEDVADIIVQYLTGSEDINNEAYNLAIDETPTLYEVLSDIKDSLNLTDLNIFIEPLTSSSIYLFPSVKLGPVDVSKAKEKLNWKPTSWEKILKEIIAFYEKAIKEEKYEIPRRDVIHMMQKHLTRRPLQVLTGLRAVYGIDYPFVKEEL, encoded by the exons ATGACTTCTCTGAGATTATTTGTCGTTTTAACCGTAGTACCCAGTATTATTTTTGTACTGTCCACAACCTTGGTAGATTCTGCTTCTCATGAAAATAGACGGTTGTCAATTTTGGTGTTCGGTGGAAACGGTTTTATCGGTTCTGCTACCGTGTCTCGGCTCTTGAAGACCGACCATTCCATCACTATAATTAACCGCGGCAACTGGTATTGGGACTCAAATGTTTTGATTAAACCGTATGTTCGACATCTCAA ATGTGATCGTATGCAGTCACTTTACAATTGTCAAGACTTGGTCGACTTCTTCAAAACAAGCTCATCCATATATTTTGATGCAATCATTGATTTTAGTGCCTATCATCCTTTTGCAGTCAGAGAAGTTCTGGCGATTTTCCGTTCCAAAGTTGGTCTATATGTTTTAATTAGTACAGATTCAGTATATGATGTGTGCATGAAAAATCACACAGCACCTAGCAAAGAGACAGATGCAGTTCGTCCATTTGCTGAAACCATGAGAGAGGACTATGCCAAAAATGACAACTATGGTCATTTGAAACTTCAGTGTGAAGAAGAACTTCAGCAACAACCAGAAGCAGATAAAATACCATTTCTAATATATCGTCTTCCCGATGTTATTGGTCCCAAGGATAACACTTACCGGTGGTGGCTTTATCAGTTGTGGATGAAAATACGCACATATCTTGAAAGACCTGTGTCACTTCCTGCAAATTTAGTTAAACAAGAGATGAGTTTAGTTTATGTTGAAGATGTGGCAGATATAATTGTGCAGTATCTAACAGGTAGTGAAGACATTAACAATGAAGCTTACAATTTAGCCATTGACGAAACCCCAACACTGTATGAAGTCCTTAGTGATATAAAGGATTCCCTTAACCTAAcagatttgaatattttcattgaacCTCTGACTTCAAGCTCTATTTATCTCTTCCCATCAGTGAAGTTAGGCCCTGTCGATGTATCTAAAGCTAAAGAAAAACTGAACTGGAAACCAACAAGTTGGGAGAAAATTCTGAAAGAAATAATAGCCTTTTATGAAAAGGCCATCAAAGAGGAAAAATATGAGATTCCAAGACGGGATGTTATTCATATGATGCAAAAACATTTGACAAGACGGCCATTACAAGTTCTGACTGGACTCAGAGCAGTCTACGGTATTGACTACCCATTTGTAAAAGAAGAACTGTGA